One Arthrobacter sp. FW306-07-I genomic window carries:
- a CDS encoding molybdopterin-dependent oxidoreductase, which yields MTTLRNRKTGTATMAALAGVVAAAVVLAVAELIGAFFTARATPLFALGSTFIDFTPPWLKDFAIATFGTNDKAALFVGMGLTIAVLACILGVVAYRKWALGVLGVLFMGAVIVACVVTRAGVGPADAIPSVLGTLAGLVALRRLMVQLWGLQEWPEAPADTAYDGGARERGDGTSRRGFFTAAGITAVAAGIAATGGRLLGAARNNVAQARDALRLPAPAKAAAPVPAGVQSPVAGVTPWLTPNNEFYRIDTALSVPEINVDDWELRVHGLVEQEVTLTFQDLLDAQLIESHVTLTCVSNPVGGNLAGNAKWLGLPIREVLARAKPKDGADMVLSTSIDGFSASTPLEVLQDDRDAILAIGMNGEPLPLEHGYPVRMVVPGLYGFVSATKWVVDLEVTRFADNKAYWTNRGWSERGPIKTMARVEVPKSFAKVPAGKVAVGGTAWAQTRGITKVEIQIDNGEWMETTLSAEASTITWRQWSYEWDATPGPHYIKVRATDGTGEIQTDKRADPVPDGASGWQSVMVTVQ from the coding sequence ATGACAACGCTTCGAAACCGGAAAACCGGCACCGCCACCATGGCCGCTTTGGCAGGCGTGGTGGCGGCCGCCGTCGTACTTGCCGTTGCGGAGCTGATCGGCGCATTCTTCACCGCCAGGGCCACGCCGCTGTTTGCCCTGGGCTCCACCTTCATCGACTTCACGCCGCCGTGGCTGAAGGACTTTGCGATCGCCACCTTCGGCACCAATGACAAGGCCGCCCTGTTCGTGGGCATGGGCCTCACCATCGCGGTGCTTGCCTGCATTCTTGGCGTGGTGGCCTACCGGAAATGGGCGCTGGGCGTCCTGGGTGTGCTGTTCATGGGTGCCGTGATTGTGGCCTGCGTGGTGACCCGGGCGGGCGTTGGCCCCGCGGACGCCATCCCTTCAGTGCTGGGGACACTGGCCGGCCTGGTGGCCCTGCGCCGATTGATGGTGCAGCTGTGGGGGCTGCAGGAGTGGCCCGAAGCGCCGGCTGATACAGCGTACGACGGCGGTGCCCGGGAACGTGGCGACGGCACCAGCCGCCGGGGTTTCTTCACCGCCGCGGGGATCACCGCGGTGGCTGCAGGAATCGCGGCGACTGGCGGCCGGCTCCTGGGTGCCGCACGCAACAATGTGGCCCAGGCCCGGGACGCCCTGCGGCTGCCGGCACCGGCCAAGGCTGCAGCGCCCGTCCCGGCGGGCGTGCAGTCCCCTGTTGCGGGCGTTACCCCGTGGCTGACGCCGAACAATGAGTTCTACCGCATCGATACGGCCTTGAGTGTCCCGGAAATCAACGTCGATGACTGGGAACTGCGGGTGCATGGGCTGGTGGAACAGGAAGTGACCCTGACGTTCCAGGACCTGCTGGATGCGCAGCTGATTGAGTCGCATGTCACCCTCACCTGCGTTTCCAACCCCGTGGGCGGCAACCTGGCCGGCAACGCCAAGTGGCTGGGCCTTCCCATCCGCGAGGTCCTGGCACGCGCCAAGCCCAAGGACGGCGCGGACATGGTGCTGTCCACCTCCATTGACGGCTTCAGCGCCTCCACTCCCCTGGAGGTCCTGCAGGATGACCGCGACGCCATTCTGGCCATCGGAATGAACGGCGAACCCCTTCCGCTGGAGCACGGCTACCCTGTGCGGATGGTGGTTCCCGGGCTGTACGGCTTCGTCTCAGCCACCAAGTGGGTGGTTGACCTGGAAGTCACCCGCTTTGCCGACAACAAGGCATACTGGACCAACCGTGGCTGGTCCGAACGCGGACCCATCAAGACCATGGCACGCGTGGAGGTGCCCAAGTCCTTCGCCAAGGTGCCGGCCGGGAAGGTAGCGGTGGGCGGTACCGCCTGGGCCCAGACGCGCGGCATCACCAAGGTTGAGATCCAGATCGATAACGGCGAGTGGATGGAAACCACCCTGTCGGCCGAAGCGTCCACCATCACCTGGCGCCAGTGGTCCTACGAGTGGGACGCCACGCCCGGCCCGCACTACATCAAGGTCCGGGCCACCGACGGCACCGGCGAAATCCAAACGGACAAGCGTGCCGACCCGGTTCCGGATGGCGCCTCCGGCTGGCAGTCGGTAATGGTGACCGTGCAGTAG
- a CDS encoding asparaginase, protein MPHNPHATFTVDSAVELAVIERSGFVESRHIGSAVLLSADGSVVTELGDINTPIYARSTLKPFQALASMQSGVPLRGAQVAIACGSHTGSLDHMDVVAGMLKAAGVREDQLQCPETWPQDETARNWLVRSEKGMSRLAYNCSGKHAAFLWACTENGWDTHSYLEPNHPLQQRVRTVIEEYTGEQIAHLGIDGCGAPVAAVSLKGLARAYSQLAKAPGDQSFSARAATIATSMLDYPWAVQGRGEANTLVMDELEIIAKIGAEGVLAMATPQGVSVAVKILDGNVRATSLVALTLLAAAGAVEIPGVASALEKVVEPVLGGGRPVGKIRLGPAVSALLD, encoded by the coding sequence ATGCCGCATAATCCGCATGCCACCTTCACCGTGGACTCCGCCGTCGAACTGGCCGTGATCGAACGCAGCGGCTTTGTGGAGTCGCGGCACATTGGTTCCGCCGTCCTTCTGTCCGCCGACGGGTCGGTGGTCACCGAGCTTGGCGACATCAACACCCCCATCTACGCCCGGTCCACCCTGAAGCCGTTCCAGGCGCTGGCATCCATGCAGTCCGGGGTTCCGCTGCGCGGCGCCCAGGTGGCCATCGCTTGCGGCAGCCACACCGGGTCACTGGACCACATGGACGTGGTGGCGGGCATGCTCAAGGCGGCCGGCGTCCGTGAAGACCAGCTGCAGTGCCCCGAAACCTGGCCCCAGGACGAGACGGCCCGCAACTGGCTGGTGCGCTCGGAGAAGGGGATGTCGCGGCTGGCCTACAACTGTTCCGGGAAGCACGCAGCTTTCCTTTGGGCCTGCACGGAGAACGGGTGGGATACGCACAGTTACCTGGAGCCCAACCATCCCCTGCAGCAGCGGGTCCGCACCGTGATCGAGGAATACACGGGCGAGCAGATCGCGCACCTGGGCATCGACGGCTGCGGCGCACCGGTAGCAGCAGTTTCCCTGAAGGGGCTGGCCAGGGCCTACTCCCAGCTGGCCAAGGCGCCCGGCGACCAGAGCTTCAGCGCCAGGGCGGCCACCATCGCCACGTCGATGCTGGATTACCCTTGGGCCGTGCAAGGCCGCGGCGAAGCCAACACGCTGGTGATGGACGAACTGGAGATCATCGCCAAGATCGGGGCCGAGGGAGTCCTGGCCATGGCCACGCCCCAAGGCGTTTCCGTGGCCGTCAAGATCCTCGACGGCAATGTCCGCGCCACCTCGCTTGTGGCTCTGACCCTTCTTGCGGCAGCGGGGGCCGTGGAGATTCCGGGCGTTGCCAGCGCCCTGGAAAAAGTGGTTGAGCCGGTGCTTGGCGGCGGCCGACCGGTGGGCAAGATCCGGCTGGGCCCGGCAGTTTCCGCCCTTCTGGACTGA
- a CDS encoding aspartate/glutamate racemase family protein yields MRILVANVNTTSSMTDSIAASARSVAAPGTEIIGITPRFGADSCEGNFESYLAAIAVMDAVTSYPEPFDAVVQAGYGEHGREGLQELLDVPVVDITEAAASTAMFLGHKYSVVTTLDRTVPLIEDRLKLAGLDARCASVRASGMAVLELEEEPGRAVEAIINQAMLAVTQDKAEVIVLGCGGMAGLDEQIRQRAGVPVVDGVASAVTIAESLVRMRLSTSKVRTFAAPRPKTVIGWPLNKPAVPAQS; encoded by the coding sequence ATGCGCATACTCGTTGCCAATGTGAACACCACCTCGTCGATGACGGACTCGATTGCGGCCTCGGCACGCAGTGTGGCCGCTCCCGGTACGGAAATCATCGGCATCACCCCGAGGTTCGGCGCAGACTCCTGCGAGGGCAACTTTGAAAGCTACCTCGCCGCCATCGCCGTCATGGACGCCGTCACCTCCTACCCGGAGCCCTTCGACGCCGTTGTCCAGGCCGGCTACGGCGAGCACGGCCGCGAAGGCCTGCAGGAGCTGTTGGACGTGCCGGTGGTGGACATCACCGAAGCCGCAGCCAGCACGGCGATGTTCCTGGGTCACAAGTACTCCGTGGTGACCACCCTGGACCGGACGGTTCCCCTCATCGAGGACAGGCTGAAGCTGGCCGGACTGGACGCCAGATGTGCGTCCGTCCGTGCCAGCGGCATGGCCGTGCTGGAACTGGAGGAGGAACCCGGGCGGGCAGTGGAGGCCATCATCAATCAGGCGATGCTGGCCGTCACCCAGGACAAGGCCGAGGTCATCGTGCTCGGCTGCGGCGGCATGGCCGGGCTGGATGAGCAGATCCGGCAGCGGGCGGGAGTCCCCGTAGTGGACGGCGTGGCTTCCGCGGTGACAATCGCCGAATCCCTGGTCCGGATGCGACTCTCCACCTCCAAAGTGCGGACGTTCGCTGCGCCCCGCCCCAAGACCGTCATAGGCTGGCCGCTGAACAAGCCGGCCGTGCCGGCGCAGTCCTAA
- a CDS encoding SDR family oxidoreductase, with protein MDTSPPTARVAVVTGAGSGVGREVARQMLADGFRVVLAGRREAQLKETADSHPDALVVPCDVTRPDDVERLFEAARRQWGRVDVLFNNAGVFGPAAGVDEISLDDWNATLAVNLTGSMLCAAAAVRAMKAQVPQGGRIINNGSISAHSPRPRTVAYTVTKHAMTGLTKSIELDGRGYGITCGQIDIGNTATEIMDTIGVGSGALQADGSRKVEPMFPVKDAARAVLMMANMPATASVGSVVVTAAGMPFIGRG; from the coding sequence ATGGACACGTCCCCTCCCACTGCCCGCGTCGCCGTCGTTACCGGGGCCGGCTCCGGCGTTGGCCGGGAGGTCGCCCGGCAGATGCTGGCCGACGGCTTCCGCGTGGTGCTGGCCGGCCGACGCGAAGCGCAGCTGAAGGAGACAGCGGACAGTCACCCCGACGCTCTTGTGGTGCCGTGTGACGTCACGCGACCCGACGACGTCGAGCGCCTTTTCGAGGCTGCCCGCCGGCAGTGGGGGCGCGTGGATGTCCTGTTCAACAATGCCGGCGTGTTCGGCCCGGCAGCCGGCGTGGACGAGATTAGCCTGGACGACTGGAACGCCACGCTGGCCGTGAACCTCACAGGCTCCATGCTGTGCGCGGCCGCGGCCGTCCGGGCCATGAAAGCGCAGGTGCCGCAGGGCGGGCGGATCATCAATAACGGTTCCATCTCCGCCCATTCGCCCCGGCCCCGGACGGTCGCATACACGGTCACCAAGCACGCCATGACCGGCCTGACCAAGAGCATCGAGCTGGACGGCCGCGGCTATGGCATCACGTGCGGGCAGATCGACATCGGCAACACGGCCACGGAAATCATGGACACCATCGGCGTCGGCTCGGGGGCACTGCAGGCCGACGGCAGCCGCAAGGTGGAGCCGATGTTCCCCGTGAAGGACGCGGCGCGCGCGGTGCTGATGATGGCCAACATGCCGGCCACAGCCAGTGTTGGCTCAGTGGTGGTTACCGCGGCCGGCATGCCCTTCATCGGCCGCGGCTGA
- a CDS encoding sterol carrier family protein → MAVARRRIDVQEGKAALKAWLEAAQPPSDVPVPRTVLATAVRYSLEEVTARAPGNSVEVRVPPFGVTQCVEGPRHTRGTPPNVIECDAATWLGMVTGQVRWADAVAAGKVAASGLRADLSALLPL, encoded by the coding sequence ATGGCCGTAGCCCGCCGTCGTATCGACGTCCAGGAAGGCAAAGCAGCACTGAAGGCATGGCTGGAAGCCGCCCAGCCGCCGTCGGACGTTCCCGTGCCACGCACGGTCCTGGCCACCGCAGTGAGGTACTCGCTGGAGGAAGTGACCGCCCGCGCCCCGGGCAACTCTGTTGAGGTGCGTGTGCCGCCCTTTGGCGTCACACAGTGCGTGGAGGGGCCGCGGCACACGCGCGGCACCCCACCCAATGTGATTGAGTGCGACGCCGCCACTTGGCTTGGGATGGTGACGGGCCAGGTGCGCTGGGCGGATGCAGTTGCTGCCGGCAAAGTGGCAGCATCAGGCCTGCGGGCCGACCTGTCGGCCCTGCTGCCCCTCTAG